A DNA window from Paenibacillus sp. HWE-109 contains the following coding sequences:
- a CDS encoding Gfo/Idh/MocA family protein: MTDKEVDAVDILLPHYLHAPAAIAAAEAGKHVLIEKVMARNVQECDLMIRACEKAGVSLTVCHDRRYDADWQALKRVVESGELGDILFWKLEHNQNVVFPERSWVRSKEMLGGGAIMSCLTHQIDSLRWYEGEVDQVTCMTKTEPDRMEGESIGAVLAKMRSGALALLSINWYTQSHHAPDGLWYEFNHVTGTKGEAYFMSGKGTYVKIHDGSSKQFQYDMKGEGSFVKVDVKKELTGHQRCIEQWVKSLRGEQAEMLTDGTDSRKTVEVAEAAYRAEETKAVVSLPLQPTY; this comes from the coding sequence TTGACTGACAAAGAAGTGGATGCCGTGGATATTCTGCTTCCGCATTATTTGCACGCGCCTGCGGCAATCGCCGCTGCGGAAGCAGGCAAGCATGTGCTGATCGAGAAAGTGATGGCCCGCAATGTGCAAGAGTGCGATCTAATGATCCGAGCTTGCGAGAAAGCCGGCGTATCGCTTACCGTCTGCCATGACCGGCGTTACGATGCCGATTGGCAGGCGCTTAAGCGGGTGGTCGAATCCGGCGAACTGGGAGACATTTTGTTCTGGAAGTTGGAGCACAACCAGAACGTCGTTTTCCCCGAGCGAAGCTGGGTGCGATCGAAGGAAATGCTTGGCGGCGGTGCCATTATGAGCTGTCTTACCCACCAGATCGATTCGCTCAGATGGTATGAAGGGGAAGTGGATCAGGTGACTTGCATGACGAAAACGGAGCCGGATCGCATGGAAGGGGAAAGCATCGGGGCCGTATTGGCCAAAATGCGATCGGGCGCACTGGCCCTGCTCTCCATCAACTGGTATACGCAATCGCATCATGCTCCGGATGGATTATGGTACGAATTCAATCACGTCACCGGTACGAAGGGTGAAGCTTATTTTATGAGCGGCAAAGGTACATACGTCAAAATTCATGACGGATCATCCAAGCAGTTTCAGTATGACATGAAAGGTGAAGGAAGTTTCGTCAAGGTAGACGTCAAGAAAGAATTAACGGGCCACCAGCGCTGTATCGAGCAATGGGTGAAAAGCTTGAGAGGCGAACAGGCGGAAATGTTAACCGATGGGACAGACAGCCGTAAAACGGTTGAAGTGGCGGAAGCCGCTTATCGGGCTGAGGAAACGAAGGCGGTAGTCAGCCTTCCCTTGCAACCGACATATTGA
- a CDS encoding sugar phosphate isomerase/epimerase family protein translates to MRIGIDSFTLRELNLDPYQCLDYANKRGLEGVQFGGMDGLSSKRDVGELLNLRNYADSLGMYINVSVGVCNPLLQQSEDEARTAMILDIQAFAKAGWHELAGIISRSDERYKHPVPWNTHLSKSADFVRSLRPVLEACGSRINLENHGDSTFDILHVVEAAGSDICGVNLDTGNTLVNAEDPVLAARRVAPYTHLTHIKDGIVFFSANGVSRQGKAPGQGIVDLASIIAILGEYNPDLPLSIEDHKWIFEFPVFEQEWFTPNQNLTPYEFGQFIKLVKAVEQKLASGELPAVDAYEAIPYLAQMEERIASGAECLRGILEKLNLQSGK, encoded by the coding sequence TTGCGGATAGGAATCGACAGCTTTACGCTCCGGGAATTGAACCTGGATCCTTATCAGTGTCTAGATTATGCCAACAAACGAGGGTTGGAAGGCGTGCAGTTTGGCGGCATGGACGGATTGAGCAGCAAGCGTGATGTGGGTGAACTATTGAACTTAAGGAATTACGCCGATTCACTCGGGATGTATATAAACGTTTCTGTAGGTGTCTGCAATCCGCTTCTGCAGCAATCAGAAGACGAAGCGAGAACGGCGATGATTCTTGATATTCAAGCCTTCGCCAAAGCCGGCTGGCATGAGCTGGCGGGCATCATTAGCAGGAGTGACGAACGATACAAGCATCCCGTTCCATGGAATACGCACTTATCGAAGAGTGCCGATTTCGTGCGAAGCCTGAGACCGGTGCTGGAGGCGTGCGGCAGTCGGATCAATCTGGAGAATCACGGCGACTCCACCTTCGATATTCTACATGTCGTCGAAGCCGCCGGTTCGGATATATGCGGCGTAAACCTCGATACCGGGAATACGCTGGTAAATGCGGAAGACCCTGTATTGGCGGCCAGACGAGTTGCTCCCTATACGCACTTGACCCACATCAAGGATGGCATCGTTTTCTTCTCGGCGAATGGGGTCAGCAGGCAAGGAAAGGCGCCCGGCCAAGGGATTGTCGATCTCGCGAGCATCATTGCCATTTTGGGTGAGTATAACCCGGATTTGCCTTTGTCGATCGAAGATCACAAGTGGATTTTTGAATTCCCGGTGTTCGAGCAGGAATGGTTCACTCCAAACCAGAACTTGACGCCCTATGAATTCGGACAATTTATCAAGCTCGTAAAAGCGGTAGAGCAGAAGCTTGCCTCCGGAGAGCTGCCAGCCGTCGATGCCTACGAAGCGATACCTTATTTGGCACAAATGGAGGAAAGGATTGCAAGCGGTGCGGAGTGTTTGCGAGGGATTCTAGAAAAGTTGAATTTACAAAGCGGTAAGTGA
- a CDS encoding glycoside hydrolase family 127 protein yields MSNISIPTPVQLKNVIIKDDFWSPYISLIRDVVVPYQWEALNDRIEGNEPSHAIRNFRIAAGLEQGDFYGMVFQDSDVAKWLEAVGYLLEQMPDPDLEKVADEVVDVIAKAQHADGYLNTYFTLKEMAGRWTNLAECHELYCAGHLIEAAVAYEKATGKGKILEVACKLADCIDATFGAEDGKIKGYDGHQEIELALMKLYRVTSNERYMKLAKFFLDERGQTPHFYDLEFDRRNGETHFQALKIAKDKAYSQAHIPIRMQRTAEGHAVRVVYMCTGMADVAAATGDEELLKACRALWHNIVNKRMYITGSIGSMSYGESFTLDYDLPNDTAYAETCASIGLIFFAQRMLQIEPRSEYADVMERALYNTVIGGMSRDGQHFFYVNPLEVWPEASGKNQNFDHVKMERQRWFGCACCPPNIARLLASLGSYIYSFHGHALYTHLYIGSQVTVEVDGSTVGLIQHSELPWNGNVRFELMMDGPKTFALALRIPSWCGSWDVKVNGQPVAESAMRLVNGYLYLEREWNVGDIVHLVLPMNVSPMKGNPEIRETVGMVAIQRGPMVYCLEEADNGKGLHKLIIRPGFEDQVNFDSSLLGGLLTIDLTAYRIQNEGWQDQLYRVNAEDHVEATIARFIPYFAWANRGSGEMRVWIRENTVLPS; encoded by the coding sequence ATGAGTAATATTTCTATCCCAACACCGGTTCAATTGAAGAACGTGATAATCAAGGATGACTTCTGGTCCCCTTATATTTCATTGATTCGCGATGTTGTAGTACCTTACCAGTGGGAGGCACTTAATGACCGAATCGAAGGCAACGAGCCGAGTCACGCCATCCGGAATTTCAGAATCGCTGCCGGCTTGGAGCAGGGCGACTTCTACGGCATGGTGTTCCAAGACAGCGATGTGGCCAAGTGGCTCGAAGCCGTCGGTTATCTATTGGAGCAAATGCCTGATCCCGATTTGGAAAAGGTAGCGGACGAAGTCGTTGATGTGATCGCTAAGGCTCAGCATGCGGACGGATACTTAAATACTTATTTTACACTCAAAGAAATGGCGGGGAGATGGACGAATCTCGCGGAGTGCCACGAGCTCTACTGCGCGGGTCATTTGATCGAAGCGGCGGTCGCCTATGAGAAGGCAACGGGGAAGGGCAAGATTCTGGAAGTGGCTTGCAAGCTGGCTGACTGCATCGATGCGACGTTCGGGGCAGAAGATGGAAAGATCAAAGGTTATGACGGGCACCAAGAGATCGAGTTAGCACTAATGAAGCTCTACAGAGTCACCTCGAACGAGCGGTATATGAAATTGGCGAAGTTCTTCTTGGATGAGAGAGGGCAGACTCCCCACTTCTACGACTTAGAGTTCGATCGCAGGAATGGCGAAACTCATTTCCAAGCGCTGAAGATAGCCAAAGACAAAGCTTACAGCCAAGCGCACATCCCGATTCGAATGCAGCGGACGGCTGAAGGTCACGCAGTGCGGGTCGTATATATGTGCACGGGTATGGCCGACGTCGCTGCAGCGACAGGAGACGAAGAGTTGCTGAAGGCATGCCGGGCGCTCTGGCATAACATCGTGAACAAGCGGATGTATATTACGGGCTCGATTGGCTCGATGTCGTACGGCGAGTCGTTCACTCTCGATTACGATTTACCAAACGATACGGCTTACGCCGAGACGTGCGCATCGATCGGTCTCATCTTCTTCGCCCAGCGCATGCTTCAGATCGAGCCGAGAAGCGAATACGCGGACGTCATGGAGAGAGCGCTCTATAACACCGTTATCGGCGGGATGTCTCGCGACGGACAGCACTTCTTCTACGTGAATCCGTTGGAAGTTTGGCCTGAAGCAAGCGGTAAGAATCAGAATTTCGATCACGTGAAGATGGAAAGGCAGCGATGGTTCGGTTGCGCTTGTTGTCCGCCTAATATCGCTAGGCTGCTTGCCTCTCTAGGCAGCTATATCTACTCGTTCCATGGGCATGCCCTTTATACTCACTTATATATTGGAAGTCAAGTCACGGTGGAGGTGGATGGCAGCACCGTTGGGCTCATCCAGCATTCCGAGCTCCCTTGGAATGGTAACGTCCGATTCGAGCTAATGATGGATGGGCCCAAAACCTTCGCTTTGGCTCTTCGGATACCAAGCTGGTGCGGATCGTGGGATGTCAAGGTTAACGGGCAACCGGTAGCGGAATCTGCTATGCGCTTGGTTAACGGTTATCTTTATCTCGAACGGGAATGGAACGTAGGTGATATCGTCCATCTGGTTCTACCGATGAACGTTAGTCCGATGAAAGGCAATCCGGAAATTCGAGAGACCGTAGGCATGGTCGCTATCCAGAGAGGGCCAATGGTGTACTGCCTGGAGGAAGCCGATAATGGCAAAGGGCTGCATAAGCTGATCATCCGTCCGGGTTTCGAAGATCAAGTTAACTTTGACAGCAGCTTGTTAGGCGGACTGCTCACTATCGATTTAACCGCCTATCGGATCCAAAACGAAGGTTGGCAGGATCAACTGTACCGCGTAAATGCCGAGGATCACGTAGAAGCGACGATCGCCCGGTTCATCCCATACTTTGCTTGGGCGAACCGGGGAAGCGGCGAGATGAGAGTGTGGATCAGAGAAAATACGGTATTACCCTCATGA
- a CDS encoding ABC transporter substrate-binding protein, whose product MKTMKKGFMFSVSTVLILSMMAGCSTSNDKPNASPTGEAATKAPQTTTAPSTEKVKITYSMWGSEDEGKKTQEAADKFNASQSKIEVKVQAIPWENYMTKLNTQATAGQLPDTGILKEDGVIQWSSDGMLNDVSGMYTGSESKPLDSLAYKYQGKTVAYAAANEILLLYYNKDMFDKAKVPYPPSALDKAWTWDEFVATAKKLTLDKNGKHPDEAGFNSQSIVQYGASVENLAWQLEAWVLSNGGAFYSGDGTSVRIGEDASMEAIQKVADLYLKDHVAPLSVGQTDDGIQRTIIAGTVAMATNGAWNVGTSLNAAKEAGLKYGVAVLPYLKEKVTLNTGGANVVFSQTKHPKEAMEWLKWYTAEENNWGLISSGIWMPTLKKWYTDETLTHKWVDNKNFPPYNEYKSAVVDYAQSSAARPASWFYTNHTTDFNTLLGSTLGDVWTGKTTAKDAITKNLEALKAANKGKK is encoded by the coding sequence ATGAAAACAATGAAAAAAGGATTCATGTTTAGCGTGTCTACGGTCTTGATCTTAAGCATGATGGCTGGATGCTCCACGAGTAACGATAAACCAAACGCATCGCCAACGGGAGAAGCGGCAACGAAGGCACCGCAGACGACGACGGCTCCTTCCACGGAGAAAGTGAAGATTACCTATTCGATGTGGGGAAGCGAAGATGAGGGGAAAAAAACGCAGGAAGCTGCGGATAAGTTTAATGCTTCGCAAAGCAAAATCGAAGTCAAAGTGCAAGCGATTCCTTGGGAAAACTACATGACCAAGCTGAATACGCAAGCAACGGCAGGTCAATTGCCGGATACGGGGATACTAAAAGAGGATGGCGTCATCCAGTGGTCCTCCGATGGCATGCTGAATGATGTAAGTGGCATGTACACGGGAAGTGAGAGCAAGCCACTGGATAGCCTGGCCTACAAGTATCAAGGCAAAACCGTAGCCTATGCTGCTGCCAATGAAATCCTCCTCCTTTATTACAACAAAGACATGTTCGACAAAGCGAAGGTACCTTATCCTCCATCCGCATTGGATAAAGCATGGACATGGGACGAATTCGTAGCAACGGCGAAGAAGCTGACGCTCGACAAGAATGGCAAACATCCTGACGAGGCTGGCTTTAATTCACAGAGCATCGTACAGTATGGGGCATCCGTCGAAAATCTGGCATGGCAGTTGGAAGCTTGGGTGCTTAGCAACGGCGGCGCTTTCTATTCGGGTGACGGTACATCGGTGAGAATTGGGGAAGACGCCAGTATGGAAGCGATTCAGAAAGTCGCGGATCTGTACTTGAAAGACCATGTTGCTCCGTTATCAGTTGGACAGACGGATGATGGCATTCAGCGTACCATCATCGCAGGAACGGTCGCCATGGCCACGAATGGCGCGTGGAACGTCGGAACTAGCTTAAATGCAGCCAAGGAGGCAGGGCTGAAATATGGCGTAGCCGTATTACCTTACTTGAAGGAAAAGGTTACCCTCAATACAGGTGGTGCCAATGTCGTATTCTCTCAAACAAAGCATCCGAAAGAAGCAATGGAATGGCTCAAATGGTACACTGCCGAAGAAAACAACTGGGGACTCATCTCATCAGGCATTTGGATGCCGACACTGAAAAAGTGGTATACGGATGAAACGCTTACACATAAATGGGTCGACAATAAGAACTTCCCACCGTATAACGAATACAAGTCTGCTGTAGTCGATTATGCGCAATCCTCAGCCGCGAGACCTGCTTCTTGGTTCTATACGAATCATACAACAGACTTTAATACTTTGCTGGGATCGACGTTAGGCGATGTTTGGACTGGTAAAACTACCGCCAAGGACGCCATTACCAAAAATCTCGAAGCATTGAAAGCAGCCAATAAAGGCAAAAAATAA